GTCGGTCTAACCAGCGTTCTATAAAACATGCCTTTGAGTTTcggtgacactttcttgtcacataggactccagatgctaacctccatttcatcgaCCCCACTCATATACGGTACGTGACATCCTCGTCTATCTTCCCGTCCCCCTGAAAaattgacccaaggtacttgaaacttccTCTCTTAGGGATGATTTGTGagtcaagcctcacatccatgtCCGCTTCCCCCGATTATCGCTGAACTTATACTCCAGATATTCTGTCTTAGTCCTACTCAACATGAAACCTTTAGCCTCAagggtctgtctccaaacctccagcctctcatTAATGCCGCTTCGCATCTCATCAGTCAGTACTATATCATCAGTgaacaacatacaccatggcacatCCCTTTGAATATGGTGTGTTAGCGCATCCATCGCTTGGGCAATAAGAACAGGTTGAGCGCAGATCCTTGAtgcaaccccataacaaccgAAAAGTGCTCCGAGTTACCTTTCATAGTCTTAACTCGAGTCTTAGCTTCCTCATACATGTCATTTAATACCCTAATGTAAGCTACTGACACACTTTTCCCTCCAGGCATCTCCAAAGAACCTCCCTAGGAActttgtcatacgctttctctaggtcaataaacaccatgtgcaaatcctttttcctatctctgtactgttccgcCAACCTTCTGATAAGGTGAACAACTTCCGTAATGGACCGACCCGGCATGAATTTGAATTGGCTGTCGGATATAGGCACTGTCCTCCTCACCCTCCCTTCCACTACTCTCTCCCAATTTTttatggtatgacttagtaacttggtacccctatagttgttacaattcTGAATGTCACCTTTGTTATTGTACAGCGGTAACATCGCACTCCACCTCCATTCATCTGGCATCCTCTTCGTCCCGAAGATAACATTAAATAGCATAATGAACCATTCCAAGCCTTCTCTACCCACACACATCTACAACTCCACCGGAGTTTCGTCGGGCCCGGTCGCTCGGCCCCTTATCATCTTGCGCATAGCTCCCGCGACCTCCTCAGCCTTAATACGCCTACAATACCTAAAGTCTTGGTGACTTCTAGAGTGAGCCAATTCCCCTAGCACAATGTCTATGTCCTCTTCTTCATTCATAACACGATGGAAGTAATCCTGCCATCTCCGCTTAATCTGGGCATCTTTCGTCAATACTCTGCCTTCCTTGTCATTGATGTACCTCACTTGGTCCAGGCTACGAGCCTTCCTCTCTCTAGCCTTGGCCAGCCGAAATAGCTTTTTCTCCCCTCCTTTGACCCCTAACTCCTTGTACAGACGACCAAACGCTGCATCCTTAGCCTCTGTGACCGCTAACTTCGCCTCCTTCCTGGCTTCCTTATATCTTCCTCTGTTCACTCTCCTCTCTTCCTCGTCTGTGCTCTTTACTAAACTAAGATACGTCGCTTTCTTTgtttccactttaccttggaccatatcattccaccaccagtcgtCTCGGTGCCCGTCATAGTAACCCTTTAAGACCCCTAGCACCTCTCTctccgcctttcttatacagtatGTTGTAGATGTCCACATCTCGCTAACGTCCCCGCTactcctccaagctcccataACCATTAACCTCCCCTCCAACTCCTGAGATTTATCAATTTATAATCCCAGTAAAATTACATATATTAAGTCGAGTGTGTTTATTTTCATAAGAATTCATACGTATAGGAATTTATTTCATCTACTACAATAAAAATTCATATACCATTTGAAGTCTTCCACTTCAAGATATCTAAAGACTGTTAAATCGAccttctctattttttttttctggaGGTGCAAATCATTTGCAAGAGAAAGAGACAAAAATTAACGTGTTACTGTAATGTTTAACAGTTTGTCTTGTCATCAATATAATTAATCTAGCGAGTAGTTATTATAGGTAATCGCAAATAAATACCAAATTGGGGATATATAGCTGACTGATATTATCCATTATTATTGAGCTAAAGAAAGTAAGAGTGTTTCTCGAAATGTATAATCTTTCTTATCATATGATCAGATATACCTATAAAGGATGTCGTGATAACCTAAATCTATTCCTGACGAAATTCTACACGGTAAAGTATATGAGGACTTTTGTAGAGCAAAATCTAACTTTATTGAATTAGATAAAAAAGATTAGCATTCATCAACTTTTAGGAactcaaaattttatttttttaaaaaaattgagacACTTCTATGAAAATAACTATATAAGTTTTCTAAAATTTATATTCATTAATATGAGATACATACGCAACGTGAGTACTCTAAGACTAGTAGATTTATATATGGTGAAAGTGAAGAAGTTGCATGCGTAACTTTATTTGTGCGAGCGGCATAACATAGAATATGGGAGGAGGGTAAAGGGTTAGGGTGATGAGGTGGCATGTCACGTGACGTTCATAATATTTAATATTAGGTGCTAGTCACAGTAGACCGTAAAAAATGGGGGCATAAATCTTTCCATTTTCCAAAATAATACTCTCTCCGTTATAATTTATGTGATAGTATTTTTAATTCGATAGGGCAAAGAAAAAAATGCTTTTAAAACCTGTGCTCTAAAATAAGTCATAAATAGTTATTTGGGGAAAGAGCTTGGGGTCTTATCATATAGCCAAGAGATGGGAGGAGCATATTGACACTTTAAGTCCTACTTGGACAAGGTAGCTAAGTAGATAAAGAATTTTCTAGACCGCAAGTGGCATTGCGGATGAAGAATTTTGCGGACTTCAAACGACATGCAACAGACTATAGAGTTTTCTGTTTTACCTGAACATCTAGATCCGGTATCATCCAGAATTCccctagtgtcacgacccaaaatccgaaCATTGGGGGTCACGACACAACCTTATAACGCAACACCATAATGAAAAACAACAACCAAGAATAACTACAAGACTTCTTATCCATTGCGATGTGTAATCCGATTCCAATATCAATATCAACGATAATCATTACCATCGTgacacgcaacccgatcccaatatcaaTTTTAAGTACCGTTGCGACATGCAGCCTGATCCCAATATCAATTACAAGTACCGTTGCGACATGCAACCCAATCCTAATATCAATAATAAGTaccattgcggcatgcaacccgatcccgatATATTAATTCGTATAAATCCACCCAATAAACAACCAAGTATGGTGAAACTCACAATATAACATAAAAGAGAACTAAAACTCATAATTCACGAAATACGAACACAATCAAAGAGTAATAGACAATTCGACATTCAAGAACTAGTCTCACCATATATATGTCAACAAAGATTCAACAAGTCGTAAATGCGAGGACAATCTAAAAGTCACACAATTCGACATAGAATAGTAGAGTAAGACAAGAAACAAGAGAAGGCAACAAGGCAAGTAAATGCATGAAGCATATAAAAACATGAAGCAAATAAAGgtatccaatgacatgtaataGCATGTAACAAGTAAAGACATACGATAAATAAAAGCATAAACAAGTAGAAGTATATGACAAATAAAGACATGCAGCAGTGAAAGCATACATATCAAGTAAAAGCATACACCAAATAGAGTACGTAATAAGTAAAAGTATGAAATAAGTAAAGATATGATATAATCAATTGCATGAAATAAACTAGTACACCACCCCATATGCTTAAACCCATGATAATCATATACActtgtcaccttgcatatacatTGTTCCCACACATAAATCGCGTAGCAAATAGACCAATCATGTCCTACTTCCCTCATATTAAGGTTAACCACAATACTCACCTCTTTTCGGAACAAAATCAACAATCCAACATAGCTTTTCCCTTTAGAACAAGCCTCCAAATCACCCAAATCTAGGAAATATTACTCAAATAAGTCAAAACAAACTTTAGAAACTGCCCTAATATAAAAAAGATTCGATTTTTGAACatatttggaaaagtcaacaaaaaGTTAACCCTAGTTCACATGGTCGAAATCTAAAATTATGATCAAATCTAGATTACTCATTCATCTCTGATTGAAgtccaaatatgtaatttgtttcgagATCCGACCgcaattcgaggtctaaatctcTAGAAGATTAATTTAACAAACATATTGACTTTCGATGTGTTTAGCAAGAAAAACCAAATAGTGTCATCTAAATTTTACTATACGACACTAAAGTAAGAACACAATTCCTTCCGCTATTTCCGAGGGTGTAGAATTCTAAATCAGTGTAGTTTCTTGTATGTTTCACAAGACATTGTTAGCTGGTGATTTCATATCCCCGCAATGACTCTTTTCCTTCTCTCGATTTCACTATAAAATGTGAAAGTTAAAACCTCACTTAGTCACAAATTAAGAATCAAGAAACATATGTCAAGAAACATATTTCACTAATATGGCTAAGTCTCAAGTTCACTACGCTGCCTTTCTTGCGGTCTTCTGTTGATTCCTCATCGTATCAACTGGTGAGTGGCCAACAATCTATAAATCCCACGTAACGCTATCTGTTTGGTGTTGTTTAGCTTTAGACTGTGTTTGGTatgaataaaaatatttttttattttttcatcttTAGTTGGCTTAAATATCTTGAAAAATTATTTCCTCACAATTTTATTTTCGTTCGGTTGGAGAAAAATGACTTCCCCAACAGGAGAAAACATATTTTTCAGAACTCTTTTTCAACCTTTCCCGTCATATTTTCCACCTCTACCCTTCACCCTCCACCACCCCAACCCTCAACCCCCAACCCCAACCCTCAACCCCCAACCCCAAAACCCCACCACCCTCAAAACCCTGCCATCCCATATCCCCCACCCTCACCTCTACCCTTGCTATCGCTACTTCGGCCTCTAGACATTGACCTACCACCCTCCACTCCCTTACCGATTGTATGTCCCTTAGTGTTTgcctaaattatatatttttcaaaaaatatttcctgCTACGTAACCAAAGACcagaaaataagtaagaaaacTACTTACCTTTAAAGTCAAATTaacattttttttctcatttctctATCAATATTGAAATTTCAAACATCAGTATGTTATCATAATTGGTTTggataataaaaatatataaatggAATTACCAGTAAATATATATTTGACTCCAAAAAAAACGAATAGTCAATTTAGTTTGAGCTTTTACCTTCAATTCTATGCAGAGATGCAAATGGCAGAAGCATTTGGTTGTGAAAAGCGCAGCACAACATGGACGGGAGAATGCATTATTTCGATTAATTGTAACGACCGATGCATAAATTGGGAGCATGCTGTTCATGGAGATTGTCAACCGGATGGCGCCTTTATACCTTTTGCTTTTGCCTGCTTTTGCTACTTCTGCTGATCAATGATCATTGTATTTCTTCATCTTAATTGATGCTACGTACCTATGTTCGCAAATAATAATTAAATCTACTCTTGCAGTTTGTAATAATGTTAAAGAATTGTGAAATCACATGAGATAATATGCTCCTGCCGATACGAGTATCTATCTATCTCTCTATATATCTTTTTGTAATGTTTCCTTGCCTATTTGTGACTCGATATATACGACAAAACCACATGAGCTTCAATGGTATCTTAATTTACCATCAGTAGTACCCCAAATAGCTTCAATCCAAAACTAGAGACTTTGGTAGATGAAGAGGAGCTTCAATCTTCTTGAAAATGATTTTAGGTGGTCTAAGAgctttgtttaccgtgaaaatggtaacaacaattaaatttgtaaataggactctaaaaatacgtgacctatttttatgctagttgttagagcagttgatgctaggtgtATGAACTTTAATGATGAAATAAGAGTTAAAACTGGGCAgtgatcaaaccgaggggcttgctacccgggCTTCGGAATGgtcgatgaaaggcctcgaggtcgatatccggctcgagctcgagctatcggggataaccaggaaggggataacagttaagatataattaaagaaggctctttatgaccaataccaagcaataaatgaagaacaagtatgaaagcaataaatgcaaagagtagcctcgagcgagtaagttagagagaagaaagagagatatTACTgctcttgtgtagaatagttggagttCTGCCTTACAGAGTGTTAACGACTCCCATTTTATCAGAGGGGAGagtccaaacttagtacaagatacgttgagtGATAAAGGAAAAAGGATGGGACAACTAACTAACTTCATAACGTATACGTAGGCCAATGTTAGGCTGCCCAGGTAGACTTAATCGACTCCGGATGTACTCTTCGGAGGCCTCCTATGCTCGTCGGGGTTTCGGCCAATTTTATCCTCGACTGGGTATCgacagatcttgagggaagtaacCGGCTCGAGGTCCCAAGCTTCCGAGGCGACCTCCTGAAGCACTTTGTCAATGAGAAATTggtcctccgatttcaccgtacacagatagtctcctcgtttcttagagggaagcgataagaaatgattttgacatcccaCTTTATGGGCTCCCATAATGACGTCGTGCTGATGCGCAACCCCTTTTCCAAGTGTTGAGACGTTTCACCTTTTTGATTTTTCAGGGCCGTTCGACGTGTCGTGACTCCTTGTTCTTC
This genomic stretch from Nicotiana sylvestris chromosome 9, ASM39365v2, whole genome shotgun sequence harbors:
- the LOC104225066 gene encoding uncharacterized protein: MVMGAWRSSGDVSEMWTSTTYCIRKAEREVLGVLKGYYDGHRDDWWWNDMVQGKVETKKATYLSLVKSTDEEERRVNRGRYKEARKEAKLAVTEAKDAAFGRLYKELGVKGGEKKLFRLAKARERKARSLDQVRYINDKEGRVLTKDAQIKRRWQDYFHRVMNEEEDIDIVLGELAHSRSHQDFRYCRRIKAEEVAGAMRKMIRGRATGPDETPVEL